In Salvelinus sp. IW2-2015 linkage group LG23, ASM291031v2, whole genome shotgun sequence, a genomic segment contains:
- the nhp2 gene encoding H/ACA ribonucleoprotein complex subunit 2-like protein: protein MTKVKKDKGIKEEEAGATETVGTEKSYQELIANINPIANPLATKKLSKKLYKCVKKASKLKQIRRGVKEVQKFINKGETGIVVLAGDTLPIDVYCHLPVMCEDRSLPYAYIPSKVDLGSSAGSKRPTCVIMIKSHEDYKEAYDECFEEVSALPKPL, encoded by the exons ATGACCAAGGTAAAGAAGGACAAAGGCATCaaggaggaggaggctggagCGACGGAGACTGTAGGGACAGAGAAGTCGTATCAAGAGTTGATTGCAAACATCAACCCAATTGCTAATCCACTGGCCACTAAGAAGCTAAGCAAGAAGCTCTACAAATGTGTCAAAAAAG CATCTAAGCTCAAACAAATTCGCCGTGGCGTGAAAGAAGTTCAGAAGTTCATTAACAAAGGAGAAACTGG GATTGTGGTGTTGGCTGGAGATACTCTTCCAATCGATGTTTACTGCCATCTACCCGTCATGTGTGAGGACAGGAGTCTGCCATATGCCTATATTCCGTCAAAAGTG GACCTTGGTTCGTCTGCAGGCTCAAAGCGGCCCACCTGCGTCATCATGATCAAATCTCATGAGGACTATAAGGAGGCCTATGATGAGTGTTTCGAGGAGGTCTCGGCCCTGCCCAAACCCCTCTGA